In the genome of Neodiprion pinetum isolate iyNeoPine1 chromosome 2, iyNeoPine1.2, whole genome shotgun sequence, one region contains:
- the Ttc19 gene encoding tetratricopeptide repeat protein 19 homolog, mitochondrial isoform X2 has product MANLAFDLGEYKKAEALFVSVMQRLISNGTPENDIKVLHMSLKMAKIFEHQGDTGKAEHGYTFCLKHLQDKVDKGDEDEDVIVLWAMTMDWYARLLLSQSKHDKAFEYFLKAYEVSLKINGEKHEQTAVLLNDLGTISFMKGDNDGAIDYLTKATEIGKELPEMEELGSIHVNLGNVFMKKGLYDAAKKSCQEGWRLSKSRKNKESLVEANDCLDEINNLLSS; this is encoded by the exons ATGGCAAATTTGGCTTTTGACCTTGGAGAGTACAAAAAAGCAGAGGCCCTCTTTGTCTCTGTAATGCAGAGGCTGATATCAAATGGAACGCCAGAAAATGATATAAAGGTTCTACACATGAGTCTAAAAATGGCTAAGATATTTGAACATCAAGGGGATACCGG AAAGGCAGAGCATGGATATACTTTTTGCCTAAAGCATCTCCAAGATAAGGTAGACAAGGGGGACGAAGATGAGGATGTTATTGTTCTTTGGGCTATGACCATGGATTGGTACGCCAGACTCCTTTTGTCTCAGTCTAAGCATGACAAGGCATTTGAATACTTTCTCAAAGCTTATGAAGTTTCACTGAAAATTAATGGAGAGAAGCACGAGCAGACCGCTGTCCTATTGAATGATCTCGGCACAATAAGTTTCATGAAAGGAGATAACGATGGAGCGATCGATTACTTAACTAAAGCTACAGAAATTG GAAAGGAATTACCAGAGATGGAAGAGCTTGGTTCAATTCATGTCAATCTGGGGAATGTTTTCATGAAAAAAGGTCTTTACGATGCAGCTAAAAAATCATGTCAGGAAGGCTGGAGATTATCAAAATCTCGGAAAAATAAAGAGTCTTTGGTAGAAGCAAACGATTGCCTGGATGAGATTAACAACCTACTTTCTTCTTAG
- the Ttc19 gene encoding tetratricopeptide repeat protein 19 homolog, mitochondrial isoform X1 → MTAEKLLFSALKLCGRRIVYNLGSNGPVSSWIRCAGNRNFRRWIPQLGTIRQHHNRHKSNNGLKFVIGGNAMFFGLFGSDESDDEKVPDFIMTMKRSILMIQKGEFKKAEQLLHVALRQAQALQNHQAVTYIYDLMANLAFDLGEYKKAEALFVSVMQRLISNGTPENDIKVLHMSLKMAKIFEHQGDTGKAEHGYTFCLKHLQDKVDKGDEDEDVIVLWAMTMDWYARLLLSQSKHDKAFEYFLKAYEVSLKINGEKHEQTAVLLNDLGTISFMKGDNDGAIDYLTKATEIGKELPEMEELGSIHVNLGNVFMKKGLYDAAKKSCQEGWRLSKSRKNKESLVEANDCLDEINNLLSS, encoded by the exons ATGAcagcagaaaaattattatttagcGCGTTAAAATTATGTGGAAGGAGAATTGTTTACAATTTAGGTTCAAATGGACCGGTGTCGTCGTGGATTCGTTGtgcgggaaatagaaatttcagaAGGTGGATTCCACAGCTTGGAACGATTCGACAGCACCATAACCGCCACAAATCAAACAACGGTTTAAAATTTGTCATCGGAGGAAATGCCATGTTTTTCGGATTATTTGGTTCGGATGAGTCGGACGACGAAAAAGTGCCGGATTTCATTATGACTATGAAACGATCTATATTAATGATACAG AAaggagaatttaaaaaagCAGAGCAGTTGTTGCACGTAGCCCTTCGCCAGGCTCAGGCGCTTCAGAATCACCAGGCAGTCACATACATCTATGACTTGATGGCAAATTTGGCTTTTGACCTTGGAGAGTACAAAAAAGCAGAGGCCCTCTTTGTCTCTGTAATGCAGAGGCTGATATCAAATGGAACGCCAGAAAATGATATAAAGGTTCTACACATGAGTCTAAAAATGGCTAAGATATTTGAACATCAAGGGGATACCGG AAAGGCAGAGCATGGATATACTTTTTGCCTAAAGCATCTCCAAGATAAGGTAGACAAGGGGGACGAAGATGAGGATGTTATTGTTCTTTGGGCTATGACCATGGATTGGTACGCCAGACTCCTTTTGTCTCAGTCTAAGCATGACAAGGCATTTGAATACTTTCTCAAAGCTTATGAAGTTTCACTGAAAATTAATGGAGAGAAGCACGAGCAGACCGCTGTCCTATTGAATGATCTCGGCACAATAAGTTTCATGAAAGGAGATAACGATGGAGCGATCGATTACTTAACTAAAGCTACAGAAATTG GAAAGGAATTACCAGAGATGGAAGAGCTTGGTTCAATTCATGTCAATCTGGGGAATGTTTTCATGAAAAAAGGTCTTTACGATGCAGCTAAAAAATCATGTCAGGAAGGCTGGAGATTATCAAAATCTCGGAAAAATAAAGAGTCTTTGGTAGAAGCAAACGATTGCCTGGATGAGATTAACAACCTACTTTCTTCTTAG
- the LOC124212896 gene encoding ATP synthase subunit d, mitochondrial has protein sequence MARRIAGPTINWAAMAERVPEPQKPSFLAFKTKSDQYLRRMQANPESLPKFDWAYYKKNVAAAGLVDKFQKEFESLKIPYPEDKYTSAVEAQEKEVAVEIKKFIEESNQRIQNYEAELTKIRSVIPFEEMTLEDFADVYPEDALRPLDKPTFWPHDEDSEFTEEELKKLAEK, from the exons ATGGCACGTCGAATTGCTGGGCCTACGATAAACTGGGCAGCGATGGCCGAAAGAGTTCCGGAGCCGCAAAAGCCATCTTTCCTAGCTTTCAAGACCAAGTCCGACCAGTATCTTCGTCG CATGCAAGCCAATCCTGAAAGCTTACCAAAATTTGATTGGGCCTATTACAAAAAAAACGTTGCTGCGGCTGGATTGGTGGACAAATTTCAAAAGGAATTTGAAAGCTTGAAAATTCCTTACCCTGAAGATAAATACACCTCAGCGGTGGAGGCGCAAGAAAAGGAAGTG GCAGTTGAGATAAAGAAATTTATCGAAGAATCAAACCAGCGCATCCAAAACTATGAAGCCGAATTAACAAAGATTAGAAGTGTTATTCCTTTCGAAGAGATGACCTTGGAAGACTTTGCCGATGTTTATCCCGAGGATGCTTTGAGACCATTGGACAAACCAACCTTCTGGCCACATGACGAAGATTCTGAGTTCACCGAAGAAGAACTCAAAaaacttgctgaaaaatga
- the Catsup gene encoding protein catecholamines up, translating to MTGRVIPEQRFLSRAFTSRVALALLILIIFFGFPALCGGHGHSHDEPPSFKYSQTANQKFHESADLNHHHEPHHHHHHHQHHHEKHHAHVSADSRTSDPPKGRDLASLWINAVGSTLLISAAPFLILFLVPLDNSKEKEPWLKMVLSFASGSLLGDAFLHLIPHALEPHSHAHDDSHAHSHVPPGEHGHEHGHDMTVGLSVLLGIITFLMIEKGVRLVKGNHSHSHSHTVPVKEKKQTKASDKDKSDGNDNQSLVKKTELIEDIKIAGYLNLAADFTHNFTDGLAIGASYLAGNKIGITTTVTILFHEVPHEIGDFAILIQSGVSRKKAIWLQLSTALGAVTGTCVSLLAEGMGDFATSWILPFTAGGFIYIATVSVIPELLSDTKFWQSIKEIIALLFGVFIMVQIAKYE from the exons ATGACGGGTCGAGTGATACCGGAACAAAGGTTCCTGAGTCGTGCCTTTACTTCGCGAGTTGCTCTAGCACTTTTAATACTGATAATTTTCTTCGGATTCCCGGCTCTCTGCGGGGGCCACGGACATTCACACGATGAACCTCCAAGCTTCAAATACAGCCAAACGGCAAACCAAAAGTTTCACGAATCCGCTGATCTCAATCATCACCACGAgcctcatcatcatcatcatcaccaccAGCACCACCATGAAAAACATCACGCCCACGTTTCCGCAGACTCTCGAACCTCCGACCCTCCTAAGGGTCGAGACTTGGCGTCTCTCTGGATAAATGCTGTCGGTTCAACCCTCTTGATCTCTGCTGCACCGTTCTTAATTCTGTTTCTGGTTCCATTGGACAACAGTAAAGAGAAAGAACCTTGGCTGAAAATGGTCCTGAGCTTCGCCTCTGGGAGTTTACTGGGTGATGCATTTTTACATCTGATTCCACATGCTCTTGAACCCCACTCTCATGCACATGACGATTCTCACGCTCATAGCCATGTACCACCAGGAGAACACGGACATGAACATGGGCATGATATGACTGTTGGCTTATCAGTTTTACTGGGAATAATAACGTTCCTTATGATAGAAAAAGGAGTGCGTTTAGTCAAGGGAAATCATTCACATTCCCATAGTCATACCGTTCCTGTCAAGGAAAAGAAGCAGACTAAGGCTTCCGACAAAGACAAGTCTGATGGCAATGACAACCAATCGTTGGTAAAGAAAACTGAACTCATCGAGGACATCAAGATTGCTGGGTATCTGAATTTGGCTGCTGATTTTACACACAATTTTACAGACGGACTCGCTATCGGTGCGAGCTACTTAGCTGGTAACAAAATCGGAATCACCACTACAGTAACTATTCTGTTTCATGAGGTGCCTCATGAGATTGGAGACTTTGCCATTCTCATTCAAAGTGGAGTTAGCAGAAAAAAG GCAATTTGGCTCCAGCTAAGCACTGCGCTGGGAGCTGTTACAGGAACATGCGTGTCCTTATTAGCTGAAGGAATGg GTGATTTCGCCACTTCATGGATATTACCGTTCACCGCTGGTGGCTTCATATACATTGCGACTGTGTCTGTAATTCCTGAACTTTTATCTGACACCAAATTTTGGCAGTCGATTAAGGAGATTATTGCCTTGTTATTCGGTGTTTTTATAATGGTGCAAATAGCAAAGTATGAATGA